The nucleotide sequence CGTAGCCGATCCGGAGCTTGCGTATGGCCTCTTACTCTGGGCACAGAAGCTGAATCCCAACGCGCAAATGCTCCAGGGCATGGACACCGACATTCTCGGGCAGGCGGGGACGACGGTCGCCACCGTCCTAGCGAGCCCCGCCCTGCGGGAATTAAACCTTGGGACAAACCCCCTCCTCGGCGATGTACTGGACCCCGCGAATCTGCCGTCAGATATCGGCGCGGTCGAGAACCAGATGGGCGTTGCCGCTCCTGCCGCGTCGGCGACGCACACCGGCAACGCTACTTTGAAGAAAGTCGGCGCGTTCACGGCGTTTATGAACAATCCGCTGCCCGTTACTTACACCGTCACGTTCACTGACAACAACGGCGATTACCAACTCCACGGCACGGGATTCGGTTACGACACCGGGAATATGCATAATGACGAAGTATTTCCCGATCAATACGCGTTCGTCCTGAAAAACTGGTGGAGCGGGACGCCAAACGCGGGTAACACGTTCACCTATTCGGTCAATCCAGCCTCAAATGTCGTTGCGATGCCCGTGCTCTTCCGAAAGCTTAACGGGAAGGCCGTCGCAGTCACCAGCGATTTCGTCAATTCGCTCTTCGACGGGAGTTCGGTGATCGCCGGGATGGGGTTCGGGCCCTCCGTGAACTGGTCGGGCGCGGGCGCGTCCGACATTCTCCAATCGTACGCCTACTGGGCTTTTGGCTCGGCCGGCCTTTCGAGATCGCGCGAGGTCTTTGTGGACGCCAGGGCGTATCACAACCTGCAAGGGTTCGTCCACTGCGCCACGAATGTGATTCGGCAGATCCCGGCAAAGAAATGGTGGGAGACATGAAAAACGCAGGCGGATTCGCCGCGGAGTCTCTGTCAGCCGCAGTTCTGCTACTCGTTGCAGCGTCGTTAACGGGTTGTCGCGAAAGGCCACACACTTCTGGCGCCAGTCCCGCGGCGCCTGGTGCCGAGCGGGGCGCGCCTGCCGTCGATCACGTTGCGCAACCGCCGTTATCGGACCGCGAGCCGCCTTGCGTGGCCACAAATTCGTATCCCCGCACCGATCTCGGACTGAGCATGGTGTTTAGTCCAATTCGGGAGGTGCTGCTCGTGACGGCAGGTGACTTGGTAGTCTGGCGTCACGATGTCGTGATTCCGGAAACAGCGGGTAGTCGCGCCGGAGGGACGTTTGACTCGACGTACTTCATCGAGCATATCGGAACGAAGCGTTCCGTGGTGTTGGCATACGGGAGACAAGGTCGCTCGGCGCCCGAAATGGCGACGGTCCTGTCGGATGGAACACTATGGTTACGTCGCGATGCAACCATCGTGTACGCTTCGCCGGGACATGAGCCGAGCGAGGGATCAGATAATTCGAAAATCGTGGCCGCGTATCCTGATGGCCTGATTCTCGCTTTCCCCGAAGGTCGGCCTGAGGACGTTCCATCGCTGCACACGCTTCAATGGGAGTCGCTTACTGCGGGTGGCCCGTCTTGGCTTGCTGCAATGTTGCAAGAGCACTTGCGGGAGGACGAACATCCAGAGTTCAAGCGTGCCGGAAACAAGATCGCCTGGCTTGCCGACGCTAGTGACGGAAAGGGTAAGAAGCTCGCGCCCCGCCAACGAATGTTCGTCTTTGACGTTTTGCACCGCGACGTCCGGCCAATCGGAGGCGACGAATCACCAATCGTCCGTATCTCTGGCTTCGACGCGCACCGCGCATTTGACGGGACCAAAGTCATCGACGTCGACACAGGAAAAGTCAGCGCCGTTTCGGAAGGCTTTTCGCAGGTTGAAGGCTATTTCGGCTGTGCTGCGAGACGATCGACCATCGGCTTCGTCGACGGAATCGTCTATCTTGCCCGCGAAACTCGCGACGCGTACGAGGTGATGGGGATCCCGTATGATCTCGCGAACGTGCGCTTGCCAGTGGGCACGCGCGGTATCGACGGGGAGAAAGGCCCCGATCCACCTTTCGACCTCAAAGCGCTGCAATTGCCCGGCCCCATCTATCGCCTCGAAAAAAGCAAGCTCTCTCGGATCCCCGGGAAAAGACGTGGCGAACTGCAACTGAACGTACTCTTCTTTGTAAGCGACAACGTTATTCGCGTCTGGGACGGCACGACGTGGATACCTCTAGCGGCAGCGCCGCCACGTTCCGGACCGCCTCAAAAGTAAAACCGCCGCAAGTTCATGCCCGGCGACCATTCTCCGATCTGCGTCGTCAAGGATTTCTCCGATCCCAAGGTGCTCGACACCCTCAAAGCCGTCCAAGAGCTGCGCAAGAAAGAAAAGCCGGCCGAGAAAAACAATAAATGATCGGCCGGCTTTCGAGTGAGGCATCCGGCACGACGCCTGCCCCGGCCCAACGAAATCGCCAAAACAAAAGGAACGAGCGTCGTTGTTTGACGCCCTGTCTCGCGATTTTCCGCATCAACGCGTTGGCTTGGTTGTCGGCGTTTCATCCTCGTTATCGACTTCCATCGGGATCGCCGCCGCGGCCGCGACGAACACCGGGCAGGGGGCATGTTCGAGGAGGAAGTCGAGCCAGGCGACGATGCGACGACCGTTGGCCGAGGGCCATTGCTCGGGCATGGCGGCGATGATTAGGTCGTAACGCCCGTCGCGCGCCAGCCGCGCGATCTCCGGACCGGGCTGACCCGCGATCGTGATGATCGATAGTTCGCGGCCGAGCTGCTTCGCCCGGCGTTCCTCGGCGCCCAGCGCCGTGTGAATTTCAGCCGGTTGCAGGCCGTCGGCCGCAACGACGGCGAGATCGAGGTGGACCTGTGGATCGAGCATCGTCAACACGGATTGGAACAAGTCGTGACTGGCCGAGGTGCCGTCGTGCACCAATACGACGCGACTGACGCCCACGCCGGCCGCGCGCAGCTCGGCGACGGAGCGGGCTTGCCGCTCGCTGATCTTGGGCACGCGATTGCCGCCCGCCAGATCGAGATGCACCTCACGATCGCGGCTGACAATCCGCACGGTGATCGGCTTCGGACTCCCCTCGCAGACGTTGAACCAGTAGAGCGCGACTTGATCGAGCTGCTCGTCGGCCGTGTTCTTGTTCGACACGCCGACGATCAATTCCTGCACTTCGAGATCGTGCGCGGTGCGGACCACCGCAAATAGCGGATTATTGGTCGGCACGATCAGCGGAATGACTTCCTTGCCGCTTTTCTCGGCCCGCTCGACCACGGCGGTCATCAATCGCTGGTCGTAGGTGTCCAATTCATGGTCCGGCTGCTCCAGGGCGCCGGTGGGATCGAGCTTGGCCGTCATCACGATCACGAACGTCGTGGCCGGGTCCGATTCGGCGATCGCCTTTTCAAGCATGAACAGGTTGTTCGGCGAACGGATGGCGACCAGCTTGCGATACGGCTTCTTGTCGAGTCCCAATCCGGTGAGCGTGATCTGCGGCGTGGTCTCGCGGTTGAATTGCTCGCGATGCTCGTGCTTGCTCCCGCGGCGCTTGCGCACGTAATACTGCTCGCTCGTGGTGAACACGAGCATGAAGCCGGCGGTGAAACCGATGCCCCACCGCGTGGCCACGTCTTTCGTGAACAGGTTCGTCACGGCAGCCGCGATGAGCACCAGAAACACCAGCAAGAGGCCAATCGGGATTTCAACCTTGCGGATCGTGATATTGAGCGGCACCTTGAACTCGCGCGGACGCCGGTCGCGGAATCGCAAAACGACCATCGCCAGCGACTGAAACACGAAGCTCCAAACGACGCCGAAGGCATACGCCTCGCCGAGCACGATCACGTCGCCGTGGCTGGCGACGATCGTGAAAAGCTGCAGAAGCAGGATGAGCGCCAGCACGCGGTAGGTCGTCCCGAACTTCGAGTGCGGCTTGAGGAACCAGTCCGGCATGACGCCGTCTTCCGCCACGCGATTCAAGACGCCGTTCGAGCCAATGATGGCAGTGTTCACCGCTCCCGCCAGAATCAGGAAGCCGACGCCGACCACGAAGGCGTTGAGCAGAATGCGGATGAACATCGGCCCGACGACGCTCATCGCCAGCCCGCCGATCAGGTTGAGCGAGTATTCTTTCATCCGCACGTCGTCGGGGATCAAGAGCACGGCGAGAAAGCTGATCCCGACAGTCAGCACGAGACTATATATGAAGACGATGAGCGCAGCCCGCTTGAAGTTTTTCAATTTCGGCGATTCGACCTCGCGATACACTTGAGCAAGCGTTTCCTCTCCGCTCATGGCCAGGATCGAGTGGCCGAAGGCCACGAGAATGCCGAACACGCCGACGAGGCTGAGCCAATTCGTGGCGGGAGCGCCCTTGAGCGAGGCCAATTCATGGGCCACCTTGGTCTCGCCGAGGAAGCCAAGCGGATTGATCGGCTGTCCGGTCGTCGGATCGGCCTTTACCGTCAGATCGGGCAACATCGGCAAGGCGTTCCTTGTTCCATCCGCGCTCTTCGCCACTCCGTTGACCGCCAAGGTCACTCCGCACCAAGCCAAGATGATCACCGCCATCACGGTGGTGGCCATCATGATCTTGAGCGCCTTGCCGCTCGACTCATGAATGCCGAGCAGATTTTGGCGGAAGAAATAGATGGTGATCAGGCATGCGATGATCACGGATCCCCAGGTCTGAAGCGTGTCGGCCGTGGCGGGCGCCACGGGATGGCCGAGATACTTGGCAATCGCGAACACCAGCCCGATGATGTACTGCCCCGCCGAGACACCGCTGATCGGGCCGGTGAGGATGTAGTCGAACATCAAGGCGGAGACGGCCAGCTTCGCCAGAAAGCTGCCGAGCGCTTCTTTGACGATCCGGTAGACCCCGCCGCGCACGAAGAGCGAACAGCTCTCGATGTATACATTCCGCACGGCGTAGCTAAAAAGCATGACCGCCAGAATGAACCACGGCGCCACTGCCCCGATCGACGACTCGACAATCCCGCCAATGTAATAGGCGGTGCTCGCCAAATCGCAGAGCACCACGGCCGCGACGCGCCAATACGAGATGAACTTGAACATCACGCTGTTGACGACGACGACGTGGGCCGCGTGAGCTGGCTGGCCTCCGGAGGGAGGATCGGTTGGGCCATCGGCAGAGGACATAGACGACTGCTCGTTCGCGATCGGAATTCCGTAGTTCAATCGCAGCAAGCGCAATGCCGCGCCTAACGGCAGTTTGCCGGGAACGATGTCTGTTCGCCTGAACCGTGGCCAAAGACCTTTCGCCTGAGGTCTAGAGAGGCCGATTCACCCGTCCCAAACTTGCTGCCGCGCGATCAAGAACAAGGCTGCACGAGACACATGGTAGCTAAGTCCGGCGGCGTTGCAACAGCGCGGAGCCGGATATTTCGACGGCGGTCGAAGCTGGCATACGTGGGTCGGGCGTCCGCGGCTGACATGCGCAAAAATGGCCGCCGTCCCGCGACGACAAATGAATGACTCCTCAGCCGCGAAGTTGGCCGCGACAAATGATCGAGCGACGCAGGCTGGATTTCGACCGCGCCCGACCCGCGCGCGCTCAATGCGCCGCCGGAAGGCTTGGTGTTCGCATGACCGTCACGGGCCGATGGCGACCATCCCTTGCTCGCCGGTGCGGATTCGCACGCAGTCTTCGAGCGAGAGGACGAAGATCTTGCCATCGCCGACCTGGCCGCCCCCCTCGGAGCGGCCGGCGGTCACGATCGCTTCCATCGCGGCAGCGACGAAGTTTTCGTTGACGGCGATTTCCAGCTTAACTTTCGGCAGCAAGCGAGTCTTGTATTCGGCGCCGCGATACATTTCGGTGTAGCCGCGCTGGCGGCCGCAGCCGCGCACGTCGCTGACAGTCATCAGATGCACTTCGCGCTCGTCGAGGGCTGCAATGACGGCGTCTAATCGGTCGGGACGGATGATTGCTACGATCATTTTCATTGTCGCTAGTCCTTTGATTCTTGAAGGAGTTTTAGGAAGACCTTGCCGGACGATCTCGCACTGGTTCAAACGGTTGGATTGACCGTTTCCGCTCTATCTCGCGCGGTCGCAGCAGATCTGATTTGGCCAGCGGATGGGCGCCAGTGCCCATTGCAATTGCTCTCGAATCGCAATCGCCGCCGCGCGTGTAGCCTTTCCCCCGGAGGTGTCAAGTCAGGGGAACGGGCCACACGCAGCGGCGAACTAACGACTGCTCAAACGTCGAACAGGCTCCGTGGATTTGAGAGCCAATCCATGGAGCCGCCGCGGGCTACGTCGTCCCTCCAGGGCCCATGTTGACCGTGTCGCGCGGCATTCCGGCCGGGGCTGCCACTGCCGAGATGACATACTCGGGGTAAGCCGAGATGCCGTGCTCGTGCAAATCAAGGCCGTGCAACTCCCCTTCCTTCGAGACACGGAGCGCGCCGGTGGCATTGACCGCGAGCATGACCGCCATCGAAACCCCAAACGTGGCCGCCGTGATGATGGCACTGCCGATCATCTGGGCGAAGAGCACTTGCGTGCCGCCTCCATAGAAGAGGCCGGTGAGCTTCGAGGAAAGGTCCGGGGAAATCTTGTCGCTCCCCGCCGCCGAGTATTGGCCGCAGGCAAAGAGGCCGAGCGACAATGTGCCCCAGATCCCGGCAAAGCCGTGTACCGGGACAGCGCCGATCGGATCGTCGATTCGCAGCCATTCGAGCAACTCGACACCCAGCACGACGAGAATGCCGGCGATACCGCCGAGCGCGATCGCGCCGGTCGGGCTGACCCAATAGCATGGGCAGGTAATCGCCACCAAGCCCGCGAGGAATCCATTGACGGTAAAGCTGACATCCCATTTCTTGCTCGGAATGTAAGCGGTCAGCATGGCCGTCAAGCCTGCCGCACAAGCAGCCAAAGTCGTATTCGCCGCAACTCGCCCGATCCCATCGAAATCCATCGCCGAGAGTGTGCTGCCTGGATTGAAGCCGTACCAACCAAACCACAGAATCAGACCGCCGCTCGCTGCAATGGTCAGGTCGTGCGGCAGCATTGGGCCGCCTCCATCGCGCTTGAACTTGCGCCCCAACCGCGGGCCAAGCACAATCGAACCGGCTAACGCGATAAAACCGCCAATCGTATGGACGACCGTCGATCCGGCGAAGTCGTGGAAATTCATGCCGAATGTCGGTAAGAAAGTCCAAGTCCCGTCGGTCGATGCCGACCCCATCGTGGCCAAAAAGCCATCCGGACCCCAGGCCCAGTGGCCGATGATCGGGTAAATGAAACCCGACACGCAAATGCTATAGAGCAGATCGCCGAAAAACCCAGTTCGCCCGATCATGGCCCCCGAGGTGATGGTCGAGCACGTGTCGGCAAACGCAAACTGGAATATCCAATGCGCCAAGAATGCCACGCCGGTTGCCTCATAGGTCTGCGGCGCATCCTGCAGGAAGAACCAGTGATACCCGATGAATCCATTCCCGTGGCTGAACATGAACGCGTATCCGAACGCATAGAACAGAATTCCGCAAAGGCACGTGTCGACGATGCACTCCATGAGCACGTTCACGGTCTCTCTCGAGCGGCAGAACCCTGCTTCGAGCATCGTGAAGCCAACCTGCATCCCGAACACGAGAAACGCGGCCACCAGGGTCCAAGTTGTATTCACCGGATTCACAATGTCGCCCGGTTTCACTGCCGCATAGGGATCAGGCGGAGGCGCGTCGGCCGGCTTGGCGTCGGGCGGCTTCTGGTCGGCTGTCTTGGTGTCGCCTGCCTTGGCATCTGGCGCTTTTGCGTCCGGCGTCTTTGAGTCAGGCGCCTTGGAGTCAGGCGCCTTGGAGTCAACCGCTGTGGGAGCGTCGGCAGCCATCGCTGTCGTGCCGAGCAGCTTTGGGGCCTCGGCAATCAGCTTGGGCACGACAATCATGGCAAACAGAACAGCACCGACCCCGAGCACCTTGCCAACCATCACCAGTTTGGCGTAGCGCCGCCATTCGGGGTCGCGCAGCCGCATTCGCAGCCGGGTCACCTTCTCCGAGAGCCGCAGTCGGTTTTTGTCTCTAAGCCTGGCCTTCACAACAAGCTCCTTTGTTCAGAGTACTACATTGCCATCGCAACCGCCTTTGCGCGTGGTTGCCGCCTGGGAACTACCACATGGCCGATCCGGTCCGAACATGCGCCCGGCTCGCCGGCAATTAGCAGATACCGTGCCAGCACCATTCACTGCGCCGCGTGTTCTATTGCAACACGGTCCTAACATACAGTTATCTATTGTGTTAGTGTGTTCACTCGCCCGCGCGCGTTAGTGTCATCGAGGCGTCCACAGCGCTAAGTCGTGCTGCTGCTACTGGCAGACCGTGCTTATTGCACGCGCAGCCGACGGCGCTCGGATGCAACAGACACTTACGGTATATGTACTGACCGACGTCAGGTCAGCGGCGGAGTGGCGCACGTTAGCGCATTGCGTCAACCGCGCATGGACATAGCATCAGGGTGACGCGCAGAGCGCGCTGTCACGGAAGGGAAGTGTCACCGTGC is from Pirellulales bacterium and encodes:
- a CDS encoding amino acid permease, with protein sequence MSSADGPTDPPSGGQPAHAAHVVVVNSVMFKFISYWRVAAVVLCDLASTAYYIGGIVESSIGAVAPWFILAVMLFSYAVRNVYIESCSLFVRGGVYRIVKEALGSFLAKLAVSALMFDYILTGPISGVSAGQYIIGLVFAIAKYLGHPVAPATADTLQTWGSVIIACLITIYFFRQNLLGIHESSGKALKIMMATTVMAVIILAWCGVTLAVNGVAKSADGTRNALPMLPDLTVKADPTTGQPINPLGFLGETKVAHELASLKGAPATNWLSLVGVFGILVAFGHSILAMSGEETLAQVYREVESPKLKNFKRAALIVFIYSLVLTVGISFLAVLLIPDDVRMKEYSLNLIGGLAMSVVGPMFIRILLNAFVVGVGFLILAGAVNTAIIGSNGVLNRVAEDGVMPDWFLKPHSKFGTTYRVLALILLLQLFTIVASHGDVIVLGEAYAFGVVWSFVFQSLAMVVLRFRDRRPREFKVPLNITIRKVEIPIGLLLVFLVLIAAAVTNLFTKDVATRWGIGFTAGFMLVFTTSEQYYVRKRRGSKHEHREQFNRETTPQITLTGLGLDKKPYRKLVAIRSPNNLFMLEKAIAESDPATTFVIVMTAKLDPTGALEQPDHELDTYDQRLMTAVVERAEKSGKEVIPLIVPTNNPLFAVVRTAHDLEVQELIVGVSNKNTADEQLDQVALYWFNVCEGSPKPITVRIVSRDREVHLDLAGGNRVPKISERQARSVAELRAAGVGVSRVVLVHDGTSASHDLFQSVLTMLDPQVHLDLAVVAADGLQPAEIHTALGAEERRAKQLGRELSIITIAGQPGPEIARLARDGRYDLIIAAMPEQWPSANGRRIVAWLDFLLEHAPCPVFVAAAAAIPMEVDNEDETPTTKPTR
- a CDS encoding P-II family nitrogen regulator, encoding MKMIVAIIRPDRLDAVIAALDEREVHLMTVSDVRGCGRQRGYTEMYRGAEYKTRLLPKVKLEIAVNENFVAAAMEAIVTAGRSEGGGQVGDGKIFVLSLEDCVRIRTGEQGMVAIGP
- a CDS encoding ammonium transporter, which produces MKARLRDKNRLRLSEKVTRLRMRLRDPEWRRYAKLVMVGKVLGVGAVLFAMIVVPKLIAEAPKLLGTTAMAADAPTAVDSKAPDSKAPDSKTPDAKAPDAKAGDTKTADQKPPDAKPADAPPPDPYAAVKPGDIVNPVNTTWTLVAAFLVFGMQVGFTMLEAGFCRSRETVNVLMECIVDTCLCGILFYAFGYAFMFSHGNGFIGYHWFFLQDAPQTYEATGVAFLAHWIFQFAFADTCSTITSGAMIGRTGFFGDLLYSICVSGFIYPIIGHWAWGPDGFLATMGSASTDGTWTFLPTFGMNFHDFAGSTVVHTIGGFIALAGSIVLGPRLGRKFKRDGGGPMLPHDLTIAASGGLILWFGWYGFNPGSTLSAMDFDGIGRVAANTTLAACAAGLTAMLTAYIPSKKWDVSFTVNGFLAGLVAITCPCYWVSPTGAIALGGIAGILVVLGVELLEWLRIDDPIGAVPVHGFAGIWGTLSLGLFACGQYSAAGSDKISPDLSSKLTGLFYGGGTQVLFAQMIGSAIITAATFGVSMAVMLAVNATGALRVSKEGELHGLDLHEHGISAYPEYVISAVAAPAGMPRDTVNMGPGGTT